The Thermomicrobiales bacterium genome contains the following window.
GCAATCAACGAGCCAGATGCGCGAGGCTGCCTTGCGTACGCGCGCCGGAGTCACACTGTCGGCAACGACGTAGGCCACGACGTCGCCTTGCGGCCGGAGGTTGGCGTCGCTCACCTGCAGCAAATCCAGGAAATCGTCGACGGTCATCGTTGTCGTATTCACGGAACTCGTCATCACATGCCTTCTCGTCTATGAGTCGTTTGTTCGCACTACCTTTGAAGGTGGGTCATCTCGCCGTACAAATCGACAATGAGCTGGAACTCGTCTGCATCATGGAAACTGCATTGCCCTGCGCCGAATGACTTGGCGACCTCGATGCAGAAGCGTGCCACCTGTTCTACATCGGTCAGGTGTGTTGCCCCAGTGCCCGACCCGGGTACCGGAACCTCAGTCGTGATCGCCACGCCGACAACTGGCGCAGCAGTAGCAGTCGCCGGTTGGAGGATGCTGTTCAGATGGAAGATGTCGTTGCCATACGGCGTGATGTCCTGTGTCGTCAGCGCGAACACAGCCGGCAAGCGGCCCGTCGTCCACTGCATGATGTCGAGCAGATCCTCGCTGACCCGCAGAATGTAGCCCTGCTTCACGGTCGGGGAGATGGCAAAGCCACGTGTGTTGATGATGCGGTTGCCCTTGGTCGTGTCGACCGAGAGGATCGCATCCATCCGTTCATCGACCTCAAACTGGTTCATCTGTGACGTGGCGACCGGGGAAGCCATGAACGGCACCGGGTCGTGGGGACGCACCGGCGCGTCAGGACAGATGTGGGTGGCGACGATCACATCGCCGGGGAGCGTGTCGCCGTTTCGCTGCATATGGCCCAGCTTCATCGCTGCTGCGATTGTGGCCAGCGCGCCGTCGCCGTCCGACACGAAGCCAATCCGTTCCGGCCGCGCGCCAAGTCCACCGAGACGGCCAATGATGCCGAGCGTCGGCGCACTTCCGCCCGAGGCGCGCCCGTCGCTCCCCGGGATTATTACCTTTATGAAATCGGTGGAGCCGTTCGGACCTGTCACGCGCTCGACCTGCACGTCGTTGACGCCGCTGTCGGACAGCAGCACCGCGACCCGCTGGCCATCGACTGCCGCACTATCCAGAACATCGAACGCATCCAGTACCTGCCGCAGAACCATGACTACCCCTCCCCGCCACATGTTCGATTGCGCCTCTCCACAGGCAGCATTCCGGGCATTATCGCCGAGCAGCCTGAACAGCACGCGAACTGTATGTCGCCATCACCGATCGCTCGATGCGTTCTCTGATCACGATCATCTGCCACGGATTACTACCGGCGGACTCAGCCTGGCCGCAGAGCAGTGTCGCATCGACTCCGCGACTCTCTGGCAGACAAATGCCTCGCTGCTCGTCAAGCTCTGCGCGCTCGAACGCCTGCGTGATCGGGTCGGACTCCCGCGCTGGGTCGTTATCTCGAACGGTCTCAGCAAGCCGGTGCCATTCGATCTGGAGAGCGTTTGCGCGATCCGCACCATCGAACAGGTTGCTCGAACCACCGCTCACACGGTGTTCATCGAGACGGTGCCGGCACCGCCTGACTTCTGGATTTCTGACGCGGACGGCGAGGCATTCTGCTCGTCGATCACGCTGCGGCTGCCGGTCGATGAGTCGTCAGAAATGCTGGCCGCGCGCACCGCTAGGCAGTTCGTGTCAAAGCGCGCTACACCCAAATGACTCCCATCCATCAAGCACGAAAGCGCGGCAAGACCCCGTATCATGCCCGAGGAGCACGATCAGAGCGTGACCGTGCTGCACAGAATCGAAGGGAACATGACCTGATGCCGTTGACCAGACCGACGTGGCCCGGTGGCGCGAACTGCGCAGTGACGTTGACGTTCGACAACTTCGGCGAGTCGTTCGACTTGCTGCGCTACGGGCACGCTGGCGGTGCGAATGCCGATGGCATCTACGCAGCCCGTCGTGGTGTCGAGCGCGTGCTCGACCTGCTTGCGCGTCGCGGCGTACCCGGCACATTCTTCGTCGAAGGCTGGAACGCACGCAAATACGCAGCCCTGGCGCGCGACGTGGTTGACGCCGGGCAGGAGATTGCGGCGCACGGCTGGATGCACGAGACCTGGAGTCAGCTCCAGCCCGACAACGAGCGCGATCTGATTCATCGCGCAGTGGACGCGATTACCGACGCCACCGGCATCCAACCGCTCGGCTGGCGCTCGCCCTCCGGACTGGCGACCGCCTCGACGCTGCGCTTCATCGCCGAAGCCGGATTCCAGTACGACAGCTCGATGGCGGACGACGACATCCCGTACCTCTTGCAGGCCGATGCTTCATCCAAAGACGAGATCGTCGAGCTGCCGTGGACGTGGACTCTGGACGATGCCGTCTACTTCGCGCACCCCGGCGCAATCCGCGACCCGCGCAGTGTCGTTGACCAGTGGATCGCCGAGTTCGATGCAGCCTATCTGCACACAGGCTGTTTCATGCTCGTGTGCCACCCGCGCTACATCGGTCGCCCGGCCCGCATCGGTGAGCTGGAACGCCTCATCACTCACATCCAGCAGCACGACGACGTCTGGTTCGCCCGCTGCGACCAACTCGCCGCCGCGACTACTGGACAACCGTGGGCTCCGCACTACCCGGCACCGGCGGTGATGGGGGATGGGGAGTAGCACACACCTGGCATAGACCGGTTCACGATGATTCACGATGCCGTGCGGTACAGACTTGCAGCAGCGGAGTGCCGAGCGGACCGCCCCTCACTTATGAGTTCATAGACGGAGCTGTAGGGGGTGTTTCAGCCTGTCCTTGACAATGTCACGCTGCACATGTGACTGCGCTTGACCGGGGG
Protein-coding sequences here:
- a CDS encoding lantibiotic dehydratase family protein, whose amino-acid sequence is MTTPPRHMFDCASPQAAFRALSPSSLNSTRTVCRHHRSLDAFSDHDHLPRITTGGLSLAAEQCRIDSATLWQTNASLLVKLCALERLRDRVGLPRWVVISNGLSKPVPFDLESVCAIRTIEQVARTTAHTVFIETVPAPPDFWISDADGEAFCSSITLRLPVDESSEMLAARTARQFVSKRATPK
- a CDS encoding DUF1177 domain-containing protein; the protein is MVLRQVLDAFDVLDSAAVDGQRVAVLLSDSGVNDVQVERVTGPNGSTDFIKVIIPGSDGRASGGSAPTLGIIGRLGGLGARPERIGFVSDGDGALATIAAAMKLGHMQRNGDTLPGDVIVATHICPDAPVRPHDPVPFMASPVATSQMNQFEVDERMDAILSVDTTKGNRIINTRGFAISPTVKQGYILRVSEDLLDIMQWTTGRLPAVFALTTQDITPYGNDIFHLNSILQPATATAAPVVGVAITTEVPVPGSGTGATHLTDVEQVARFCIEVAKSFGAGQCSFHDADEFQLIVDLYGEMTHLQR
- a CDS encoding polysaccharide deacetylase gives rise to the protein MPLTRPTWPGGANCAVTLTFDNFGESFDLLRYGHAGGANADGIYAARRGVERVLDLLARRGVPGTFFVEGWNARKYAALARDVVDAGQEIAAHGWMHETWSQLQPDNERDLIHRAVDAITDATGIQPLGWRSPSGLATASTLRFIAEAGFQYDSSMADDDIPYLLQADASSKDEIVELPWTWTLDDAVYFAHPGAIRDPRSVVDQWIAEFDAAYLHTGCFMLVCHPRYIGRPARIGELERLITHIQQHDDVWFARCDQLAAATTGQPWAPHYPAPAVMGDGE